A part of Entelurus aequoreus isolate RoL-2023_Sb linkage group LG03, RoL_Eaeq_v1.1, whole genome shotgun sequence genomic DNA contains:
- the LOC133646195 gene encoding phospholipid phosphatase 2-like: protein MTEQGKRVLLVVVDVLSVFIVALPSAILTLMFSPYQRGIYCDDESINYPYRRDTISHGAMAAVTISSSIIIITTGEAYLVHAKRLHSNSQFNQYLSALYKVVGTYLFGAGVSQSLTDLAKFTIGRPRPNFLAVCAPVSCNGYVLQINCTGSLRNVTESRLSFYSGHSSFGMYCMLFLSLYVQARMQGKWTRLVRPTIQFFLVAFSVYVGYTRVSDYKHHWSDVLVGLLQGALIAVLTVKYVSDFFKQRSPPRTRADPCDEEEERKASPQLPGSQRTNHYNYSAPV, encoded by the exons TGGCTCTGCCTTCGGCCATTCTGACACTTATGTTCAGTCCGTACCAAAGAGGAATCTACTGCGATGACGAGAGCATCAACTACCCCTACAGGAGGGACACCATCTCCCACGGAGCAATGGCCGCCGTCACCATCTCCAGCTCTATCATCATT ATCACCACTGGAGAGGCCTACCTGGTGCACGCCAAGCGTCTGCACTCCAACTCCCAGTTCAACCAGTACTTGTCGGCGCTCTATAAAGTGGTGGGCACCTACCTGTTCGGAGCAGGCGTTAGCCAGTCGCTCACCGACTTGGCCAAGTTCACCATCGGGCGACCGCGGCCCAACTTCCTTGCTGTGTGCGCCCCCGTCAGCTGCAACGGATACGTGCTGCAGATCAACTGCACCGGCAGCTTGCGCAACGTTACTGAGTCCAG GCTGTCCTTCTACTCAGGCCACTCGTCCTTTGGAATGTACTGCATGCTCTTTCTGTCG ctgtaCGTCCAGGCCCGCATGCAAGGCAAATGGACACGGTTAGTTCGACCCACCATCCAGTTCTTCCTGGTGGCCTTTTCCGTCTACGTGGGCTACACACGCGTCTCTGACTACAAGCACCACTGGAGCGATGTGCTAGTGGGACTCCTGCAGGGGGCGCTCATCGCCGTGCTCACT GTGAAATACGTGTCGGACTTCTTCAAGCAGCGCTCTCCTCCTCGCACGCGAGCAGATCCTTGTGACGAGGAGGAGGAACGTAAAGCAAGTCCTCAGCTGCCCGGCTCTCAGCGCACAAATCACTACAACTACTCAGCACCCGTATGA